A genomic region of Catalinimonas niigatensis contains the following coding sequences:
- a CDS encoding SusC/RagA family TonB-linked outer membrane protein: protein MKRKAILLIKMLSKFTFYGLVILCILSGVLMANDTEAQPEARASANEIKVDLQLHEVRLETAFQLIEQQTGLRFFYDRNRIDLDALVSSEKKMQSLAELLIDISRQTQLKFKRVNQDINVGKMDRRTEEKERFVVVAITVSGQVKDPDGEALPGVNVLVKGSSTGTVTDIDGMYTLSVPNENDVLVFSSIGYATQEVPVNGRSVIDISMQEDIQSLSEIVVVGYGEQKKVNLTGSVATVEGERLTRRPVTNTTSMLQGQVPGLRIVQNSGEPGNEGLNVRIRGQGTFSGAGSNPLVLIDGVEGNLADLDPNNIENVSVLKDAASASIYGSRAANGVILVTTKKGKEGRFNVEYNGNYAVHTPTKLFDLITNSAEYMEFWNEAKLNNGISDGLYPQEEIDLYRNATDRTLYPNADWLDIVFNPAPTQTHHLSFNGGKEGTTYNLALGIVDQQGVMKGFDYKRYNARLNIASEVNDNVKFGANLALKKGDRNGPRQGSTDLFLATMSQAPTYLPQLPDGRYTYKAYDFESNNKNPIAIVENDVLRKTVDYTINAQGWADINFTESLNWYTKAAIVGSFDKWKDWRPSVQLYNYRTGEFATDLDVGGRGLITQDEQNIYTNIFSYLQYQKQLGAHTLNAQIGYSQEFNEFQYLYGFRRDFTGNLLRELDAGSPAVQNANGTTTEWAIRSFFGRLGYNFDERYLLEFNMRYDGSSRLYQDTRWGAFPSVSAGWRVSEESFVQNAGLNWLDDLKIRASYGELGNQNIGLTRNNFDYPYPYQSLLSLTGNYPFDNANLSSGAAQVALANQNIQWETTQITDIGLDLTVFKGLSLTFDWYKKRTTDILRSSQVTGVVGLTPPTVNNGTMENTGIELNLNYRNSVQDGTFSGLTYDVNFFIDRFKNELTQFGEREISGNVIKEEGRPWDTFYMLEWIGIFQNEAEVDAAPPQYNDNTEPGDLIFKDQNGDGVVNDNDRIPIDGQYPNFEYAMNFNTSWKGFDLSFFFQGVEGRQIYVNNWGTIPFVQGSPPTTEWRDRWTEENPSTTMPKIYWGFNAPAKVSRTSSYFLQDASYLRLKNLTIGYSLPSTITERISLQKVRVYVSGDNLLTVTNYPGLDPERGGSGSFVNYPQNKIYSVGLNVQF, encoded by the coding sequence ATGAAAAGGAAAGCTATACTCCTAATTAAGATGTTGTCAAAATTTACTTTTTACGGCCTGGTCATCCTTTGTATTCTAAGCGGAGTGCTAATGGCCAATGATACCGAAGCTCAGCCTGAGGCTCGTGCCAGCGCCAATGAGATCAAGGTGGATTTGCAACTGCATGAAGTAAGGCTGGAAACAGCTTTTCAACTTATAGAACAACAAACCGGTTTGCGGTTTTTCTATGACAGAAACCGTATTGATCTGGATGCTTTAGTATCCTCAGAAAAGAAAATGCAGTCGCTAGCTGAATTGCTGATTGACATTTCCAGACAGACACAGCTCAAATTTAAAAGAGTCAACCAGGATATTAATGTGGGTAAAATGGATAGACGTACTGAGGAAAAAGAACGCTTCGTAGTGGTGGCCATTACGGTGAGCGGACAGGTGAAAGATCCCGATGGTGAGGCCCTACCTGGTGTTAACGTATTAGTCAAAGGTTCCAGCACCGGTACTGTAACGGACATTGATGGAATGTACACACTCAGCGTGCCTAACGAGAATGACGTGCTGGTTTTTTCTTCTATAGGCTATGCAACACAGGAAGTGCCCGTCAACGGAAGGTCGGTCATTGACATCAGTATGCAGGAAGATATACAGAGCTTAAGTGAAATTGTAGTGGTGGGCTATGGTGAACAAAAGAAAGTTAATCTGACCGGTTCAGTAGCCACAGTAGAGGGTGAAAGGCTTACCCGTAGACCTGTCACCAATACAACTTCCATGCTGCAAGGTCAGGTTCCGGGATTGAGAATCGTACAAAATTCCGGAGAACCCGGGAACGAAGGACTGAATGTCAGGATCAGAGGCCAGGGAACATTCAGCGGTGCCGGATCTAATCCGCTGGTACTGATAGATGGTGTAGAAGGCAATCTGGCTGACCTTGATCCCAATAATATTGAAAATGTATCGGTGCTCAAAGATGCCGCATCTGCTTCTATTTACGGTTCAAGAGCAGCAAACGGAGTTATTCTTGTGACCACCAAAAAAGGTAAAGAAGGTCGTTTCAATGTGGAATACAATGGTAATTATGCTGTGCATACGCCAACCAAGTTATTTGATTTGATCACTAATTCTGCGGAATACATGGAGTTTTGGAATGAAGCCAAACTCAATAATGGTATCAGTGATGGTCTGTATCCTCAGGAAGAGATTGACTTATACAGAAATGCTACGGATAGGACGCTTTACCCTAATGCCGACTGGCTGGATATTGTGTTTAACCCCGCACCTACCCAAACCCATCATCTCAGTTTTAATGGAGGTAAGGAAGGAACCACCTATAACCTGGCTTTGGGTATCGTTGATCAGCAAGGAGTAATGAAAGGCTTTGATTACAAACGTTACAATGCACGTCTGAACATTGCTTCGGAAGTCAACGATAATGTAAAATTCGGGGCTAATCTGGCGCTGAAAAAAGGAGATAGAAATGGCCCGAGGCAAGGCTCTACGGATCTCTTTCTGGCCACCATGTCTCAGGCACCTACTTATCTCCCACAATTACCTGATGGACGTTATACCTACAAAGCGTATGACTTTGAGTCAAATAACAAGAATCCTATCGCTATTGTAGAAAATGATGTATTGAGAAAAACGGTGGATTACACCATCAATGCACAGGGGTGGGCGGATATCAATTTTACCGAATCACTCAACTGGTATACCAAAGCGGCTATTGTAGGAAGTTTTGACAAATGGAAAGACTGGAGGCCCTCAGTACAACTTTACAATTATAGAACGGGAGAGTTTGCTACTGACCTGGATGTGGGTGGCAGAGGATTGATCACCCAGGATGAGCAAAACATTTATACCAATATTTTCTCCTATCTGCAATATCAGAAACAATTAGGCGCACATACATTGAATGCTCAGATAGGTTACAGCCAGGAATTCAATGAGTTTCAGTATCTATACGGTTTCAGAAGAGACTTTACCGGGAATCTGTTGAGAGAACTGGATGCAGGCAGCCCTGCCGTACAAAATGCCAATGGTACAACTACCGAATGGGCGATCCGGTCTTTCTTCGGTAGACTGGGCTACAATTTTGACGAACGTTATCTCTTGGAGTTTAATATGAGATACGATGGCAGTTCCCGCTTATATCAGGATACCCGCTGGGGTGCCTTTCCATCTGTTTCAGCCGGTTGGCGTGTGAGTGAAGAGAGTTTTGTACAGAATGCCGGATTAAACTGGCTGGATGATCTCAAAATCAGAGCTTCCTACGGGGAATTAGGTAACCAGAATATTGGGTTGACAAGAAATAATTTTGATTACCCTTATCCTTACCAGAGCCTGTTATCACTTACCGGGAATTATCCTTTTGACAATGCTAACTTATCTTCCGGAGCTGCCCAGGTAGCGTTAGCTAACCAGAATATCCAGTGGGAAACTACACAAATCACGGATATTGGCCTGGACCTGACCGTTTTCAAAGGACTGTCGCTGACTTTTGACTGGTACAAGAAACGCACTACTGATATTTTAAGAAGTTCTCAGGTGACGGGAGTCGTAGGACTAACACCTCCTACAGTCAATAATGGTACGATGGAAAATACCGGTATTGAACTAAACCTCAATTACCGAAATAGTGTACAGGATGGAACCTTCAGTGGCCTTACCTATGATGTCAATTTCTTTATTGACAGATTCAAAAATGAGCTCACCCAATTTGGAGAAAGAGAGATCAGTGGCAATGTAATTAAAGAAGAAGGCCGACCCTGGGACACTTTCTATATGCTGGAATGGATCGGTATATTCCAAAATGAGGCGGAAGTAGATGCGGCACCACCTCAATATAATGACAATACTGAACCCGGAGATTTGATATTCAAAGATCAGAATGGAGATGGTGTGGTGAACGATAATGACCGCATTCCCATAGACGGGCAGTATCCTAATTTTGAGTATGCCATGAATTTCAACACCTCATGGAAAGGGTTTGACCTCTCCTTCTTCTTCCAGGGTGTGGAGGGGAGACAAATTTATGTGAACAATTGGGGAACGATTCCTTTTGTGCAGGGTTCTCCTCCCACTACGGAATGGAGAGATCGCTGGACAGAAGAAAATCCTTCTACTACCATGCCCAAAATTTACTGGGGATTCAATGCACCTGCCAAGGTCAGCAGAACGTCTAGCTACTTCCTTCAGGATGCTTCTTATCTAAGGCTTAAGAATCTAACAATCGGATATTCTCTACCCTCTACGATCACGGAAAGAATCAGCTTGCAGAAGGTGAGGGTTTATGTATCCGGTGATAATTTGCTCACCGTTACAAATTATCCCGGACTTGATCCTGAAAGAGGAGGAAGTGGTTCGTTCGTGAATTATCCACAAAACAAGATCTATTCTGTTGGGCTGAATGTACAATTCTAA
- a CDS encoding RagB/SusD family nutrient uptake outer membrane protein produces the protein MKKYIIYILFGSTALIFSACQEDFLDRNPQDQISSANFWQSKADFDMALTSSYGSLQGGGGIYSYGMPNWDALTDNGYGQHNYWGSQAIVQGDISPSTGGYITDVYNSSYNGIARVNIFLAQLSSYEGSDIDTNTKAQYEAEARFIRAYYYFQLYFSYGSVPIITEPLTLENQIQPKSEEAEVLAQIITDLDFAIANLPDETFAQNTGHAVASSAQAMKARVLMYAAYDENGNPDPELLTQARDLTLEVMSTGYELNPVFENVFRDGTQEGNEEIIFSIKFLAPDNATPMDQWFGDWLVVSPLQNLVDAYEYEDGLPYGESPLTNPDDPIANRDPRLEKTIFVDEVNINGNVHNPSNNLPTGYGVKKFLSPGLMPYGYSTQSQQDWVMLRYADVLLMYAEAQNELNGPDESVYDAINTVRSRVDMPDLPQGLSQEEMRERIRHERRVELAFEGLRFYDLKRWRIADEVLNNVEDGVLSYTFEERFYHWPLPQTEIDKSQGELEQNPAYQ, from the coding sequence ATGAAAAAATATATTATCTATATACTATTCGGAAGCACTGCGTTGATCTTTAGTGCCTGCCAGGAAGATTTTCTTGACAGAAATCCTCAAGACCAGATTTCCTCTGCCAATTTCTGGCAAAGTAAAGCAGATTTTGACATGGCCCTTACCTCAAGCTACGGAAGCTTACAGGGCGGTGGCGGAATTTACTCCTACGGTATGCCTAACTGGGATGCCCTGACAGATAATGGTTATGGACAGCACAACTACTGGGGAAGTCAGGCTATTGTGCAGGGAGATATTTCTCCCTCTACCGGCGGATACATCACGGATGTATACAACAGTAGCTACAATGGTATTGCCCGAGTCAATATCTTCTTGGCACAGCTTTCCTCTTATGAAGGTTCGGATATCGACACTAATACTAAAGCACAATATGAGGCGGAGGCCAGGTTCATCAGAGCATACTATTATTTTCAACTCTATTTCAGTTACGGTTCAGTTCCCATTATTACTGAACCGCTCACGCTGGAAAACCAGATCCAACCTAAATCTGAGGAAGCAGAAGTCTTAGCTCAAATTATCACAGACCTGGATTTTGCCATTGCTAATCTTCCGGATGAAACTTTTGCACAAAACACCGGACACGCCGTAGCATCATCTGCACAGGCCATGAAAGCAAGAGTTTTAATGTATGCTGCCTATGATGAAAATGGAAATCCAGATCCTGAATTACTTACCCAAGCCAGAGATTTGACCCTGGAAGTCATGAGTACAGGTTATGAACTGAACCCGGTTTTTGAAAATGTATTCAGAGACGGCACTCAGGAAGGAAATGAAGAAATCATTTTCTCCATCAAATTCCTGGCTCCTGACAATGCAACTCCCATGGATCAGTGGTTTGGTGACTGGCTCGTCGTGAGTCCGCTGCAAAATCTGGTGGATGCCTATGAATATGAAGATGGACTGCCCTATGGTGAATCTCCACTTACCAATCCTGATGATCCAATAGCTAATCGCGATCCCAGGCTGGAAAAAACCATTTTTGTGGATGAAGTCAATATCAATGGCAATGTCCATAACCCTTCAAATAATCTGCCTACAGGCTATGGTGTTAAGAAGTTTTTAAGTCCGGGACTGATGCCTTATGGCTACTCTACCCAAAGCCAGCAGGATTGGGTAATGCTCAGGTATGCGGATGTTTTACTGATGTATGCTGAAGCACAAAACGAATTGAACGGTCCTGATGAGTCTGTATATGATGCCATCAACACTGTCAGAAGCAGAGTAGACATGCCTGATCTCCCTCAGGGATTAAGTCAGGAAGAAATGAGAGAAAGAATCAGGCATGAGCGCAGAGTGGAACTGGCATTTGAGGGGTTGCGATTTTATGATTTGAAACGTTGGAGAATTGCTGATGAGGTGCTGAATA
- a CDS encoding TolB family protein, with translation MRIDGSESQQVTTLPLAGYHNYGDGFCWSPDGGQLLYSHYNQLYRINRNGAGMTQLAIAPEEYHFKAVDWSGVNDKVVVQAVSTDIGDTKMYLMNKDGSGWDPLLDSVSGRIECPSFSIDGKRVLFTQDVSGFASETGHQLDARIFTIDLASRNMVDISVDKPEGFNDLNPHFSPNGARIVFKHTSNEENALKEIWVMDRDGQNRQRLFINAEMPEW, from the coding sequence ATGCGAATCGATGGCAGTGAATCTCAACAGGTAACCACCCTTCCCCTGGCAGGCTATCATAATTATGGAGATGGTTTTTGCTGGTCACCGGATGGAGGACAACTACTCTACAGTCATTATAATCAGCTGTATCGCATCAACCGGAATGGTGCTGGCATGACCCAATTGGCTATAGCTCCAGAGGAGTATCATTTCAAAGCGGTGGACTGGTCAGGAGTTAATGATAAGGTCGTGGTACAGGCCGTTAGTACTGATATTGGTGATACGAAAATGTACCTTATGAATAAAGATGGAAGTGGATGGGACCCTTTACTGGATAGTGTGTCTGGGCGGATAGAATGTCCCAGTTTCTCTATCGATGGAAAACGGGTATTATTCACTCAGGATGTATCCGGTTTTGCGTCGGAGACTGGTCATCAGCTAGATGCTCGTATTTTTACCATAGACCTGGCATCCCGCAATATGGTGGACATATCCGTAGACAAACCGGAAGGCTTTAATGACCTTAACCCTCATTTCTCACCCAATGGTGCGCGTATTGTTTTTAAGCATACTTCCAATGAAGAGAATGCGCTTAAGGAAATCTGGGTCATGGACCGGGATGGCCAAAACCGACAACGGCTTTTCATCAATGCTGAAATGCCAGAGTGGTAG
- a CDS encoding FecR family protein, with protein MAELRTLLIRYVQGKCNPEEIVLLKNWIRTEEGERILEEFIEAQWKLPDEHTTVESNLLFEKIQQNISKKNDQVWNERFVPYAHIGKYAASLIFIILSTLFLFHYLNREEPQPREVSLLTKETQKGQKRTLNLTDGTRVVLNAESKLTFPEHFSDTLRVVYLSGEAFFEVEEDKNRPFVVQTSNIHIQVLGTSFNLHAYEEDSLTQVALLEGKVSVQSAQENNGKFAMELTPGEMSSYHKSGRNFTKDTFDIKAMSGWKDGILYFKDADYDKITRTLERWYGVEFTYKGNGKPIWRYNGEFDDQSLEYVLESISYACKFSYALKDTQVIIHNP; from the coding sequence ATGGCAGAACTTCGCACTTTACTCATCAGGTATGTTCAAGGAAAATGTAATCCTGAAGAAATTGTCCTTTTAAAGAATTGGATTCGTACCGAAGAGGGTGAGCGCATACTGGAAGAGTTTATTGAAGCCCAATGGAAACTGCCTGATGAACATACCACGGTGGAAAGTAATCTGTTGTTTGAAAAAATTCAGCAAAATATCAGCAAAAAAAACGACCAGGTGTGGAATGAAAGGTTTGTTCCTTACGCGCATATTGGCAAATATGCCGCGTCTTTAATCTTCATTATCCTTTCAACGCTGTTTCTTTTTCATTATCTCAACCGGGAGGAACCTCAGCCTCGTGAGGTCTCACTGCTCACAAAAGAAACCCAGAAAGGTCAAAAACGGACTTTGAACCTGACTGACGGAACACGCGTTGTGCTGAATGCTGAAAGCAAACTTACTTTTCCTGAACATTTTTCCGATACACTCAGGGTGGTTTACCTTAGTGGAGAAGCTTTTTTTGAGGTAGAAGAAGATAAAAACCGTCCTTTCGTTGTCCAGACTTCTAATATACACATTCAGGTTTTAGGCACATCTTTCAATCTCCATGCTTATGAGGAGGACAGCCTCACACAAGTAGCCTTATTGGAAGGCAAGGTAAGTGTTCAATCCGCCCAAGAGAACAATGGAAAGTTTGCTATGGAATTAACACCCGGTGAAATGTCATCTTATCACAAATCCGGACGAAACTTTACCAAAGATACCTTTGATATAAAAGCCATGAGTGGCTGGAAAGATGGCATTCTTTATTTTAAGGATGCTGATTATGATAAAATTACCCGGACGCTGGAACGCTGGTATGGAGTAGAATTTACCTATAAGGGTAATGGTAAGCCAATCTGGAGGTATAATGGAGAATTTGATGATCAAAGTCTGGAGTATGTACTGGAAAGTATAAGCTATGCCTGTAAATTTTCTTATGCGCTCAAAGATACACAGGTGATCATTCACAACCCCTAA
- a CDS encoding RNA polymerase sigma factor, translated as MNLFLHRGRKPEDFTLVKSLRLGSGQAYRLLFDKYHQKILRVSLSMGLVKEDAEEIVQDVFLQVWEQRQKLDENLSFNAFLLTLTKRFVIKKIRRSIISYSHQGNLICLKPVYHIETENEIIFNDLETFTQGCIQALPPVRKEILLLRKDKGLSNDEIALKLGLSKRTVENHIYRAFKYIKQHLEKESDIPLAVISIVIALMIY; from the coding sequence ATGAATCTATTTTTACACCGGGGGAGGAAACCGGAAGATTTCACCTTGGTAAAATCTTTACGTTTAGGCTCCGGACAGGCTTACCGCTTATTATTTGACAAATATCATCAAAAGATTCTTAGGGTCAGTCTGTCTATGGGATTGGTTAAAGAAGATGCGGAAGAAATAGTACAGGATGTGTTTTTGCAGGTCTGGGAGCAAAGACAAAAGCTGGATGAAAATCTCTCCTTTAATGCTTTCTTACTCACACTCACCAAACGTTTTGTTATCAAAAAAATTCGCCGTAGCATCATTTCTTATTCTCATCAGGGCAATCTGATCTGCCTAAAACCAGTGTACCATATAGAAACCGAAAATGAGATCATTTTTAACGACCTTGAAACCTTTACACAGGGTTGTATCCAAGCACTTCCTCCTGTCCGTAAAGAAATCTTGCTGCTCAGAAAAGACAAAGGATTAAGCAATGATGAAATAGCCTTGAAACTGGGGTTATCCAAAAGAACCGTAGAAAACCACATATACAGGGCATTCAAATACATTAAACAACATTTAGAAAAAGAGTCCGATATTCCATTAGCAGTTATCAGTATAGTCATAGCCTTAATGATTTATTAA
- a CDS encoding TolB-like translocation protein encodes MPFPEVAYLFSRRVEDNYEIYAIDASLQHEIRLTRQAARDVYPSLSPDRHRQ; translated from the coding sequence ATGCCTTTCCCGGAGGTAGCTTATTTATTCAGCCGGAGGGTAGAAGATAATTATGAAATTTATGCTATAGATGCCAGTTTACAGCATGAGATACGGCTTACTCGTCAGGCCGCCCGGGACGTGTATCCCAGTCTTAGCCCGGATCGTCATCGTCAATAG